From a region of the Bradyrhizobium sp. KBS0727 genome:
- a CDS encoding GNAT family N-acetyltransferase, protein MTMAAAIDNGTADSSAWSKAVRIAGIDIVHDLASAEAIWRGLENEQASFTPYQRFDFVAAWQRQVGEREGFVPFIVIAYDAERRPLLLLPLALRHTYGARCAGFMGGKHSTFNMALWDRDFAASATRTDLEGLISAIAQRAEADVFALHQQPLRWRDLPNPFALLPYQPSANDCPLLKMEPGAAPAALVSNSFRRRLKGKERKLQALPGYRYHVASAEADVTRLLDWFFRVKPQRMAEQKLPNVFADPGIEDFIRLACTTPLANGNHVIDIHALECDEEVIAIFAGVADGHRFSMMFNTYTMSPNSKYSPGLILMRDIIDHYAGQDYRALDLGIGSDDYKRLFCKDDEPIFDSFIALSPRGRLAASVMSGLNRTKRLVKHNPALFEMAQKLRNAFS, encoded by the coding sequence ATGACCATGGCTGCCGCGATTGACAACGGTACGGCGGATAGCAGTGCATGGTCGAAGGCCGTCCGCATCGCCGGCATCGATATCGTTCACGACCTCGCCTCCGCTGAAGCGATTTGGCGCGGCCTCGAAAACGAGCAGGCCTCCTTCACGCCCTATCAGCGCTTCGATTTCGTTGCCGCCTGGCAGCGGCAGGTCGGCGAACGCGAAGGCTTCGTTCCCTTCATCGTCATTGCCTACGACGCCGAACGCCGTCCGCTGCTGCTGCTGCCGCTCGCGCTCCGGCATACCTACGGCGCGCGCTGCGCCGGCTTCATGGGCGGCAAGCATTCGACCTTCAACATGGCGCTGTGGGACCGGGATTTCGCCGCGAGCGCGACGCGGACCGATCTCGAAGGCCTGATATCGGCGATAGCGCAGCGCGCCGAAGCCGACGTGTTCGCGCTGCACCAGCAGCCGCTGCGCTGGCGCGATCTGCCCAATCCGTTTGCGCTGTTGCCGTATCAGCCGTCGGCCAACGACTGCCCGCTGCTGAAGATGGAGCCGGGTGCGGCACCCGCGGCGCTGGTCAGCAATTCATTCCGGCGGCGCCTGAAGGGCAAGGAGCGCAAGCTGCAGGCCCTGCCCGGCTACCGCTATCATGTCGCGTCAGCCGAGGCCGACGTCACCCGGCTGCTCGACTGGTTCTTCCGCGTCAAGCCGCAGCGGATGGCCGAACAGAAACTGCCCAATGTCTTCGCCGATCCCGGCATCGAGGATTTCATTCGCCTGGCCTGCACCACGCCGCTCGCCAACGGCAACCACGTCATCGACATTCACGCGCTCGAATGCGACGAGGAAGTGATCGCGATTTTCGCCGGCGTGGCCGACGGTCATCGCTTCTCGATGATGTTCAACACCTACACGATGTCGCCGAACTCGAAATACAGCCCGGGCCTGATCCTGATGCGCGACATCATCGACCATTACGCCGGACAGGATTATCGCGCCCTCGATCTCGGGATCGGATCGGACGACTACAAGCGGCTGTTCTGCAAGGACGACGAGCCGATCTTCGACAGCTTCATTGCGCTCAGCCCGCGCGGCAGGCTCGCCGCCAGCGTCATGTCGGGGCTCAACCGCACCAAGCGTCTGGTGAAGCACAATCCGGCGCTGTTCGAGATGGCGCAAAAGCTGCGCAACGCGTTCAGCTAG
- a CDS encoding polysaccharide deacetylase family protein, whose protein sequence is MASDIGILQRARMELAYFSGYARLKQRQTGGAGVILRFERVRPRRSQRFQPHLAGEITPQFLDRTIRALKRWKFDLVPIDEVCRRAVTLPKPRPFVCLTFDGGYKDVITAAYPVLARHGVPFAVYLPTAFPDGVGEMWWLALEGLIAREDRISLVIDRKERRFATRHVSEKHDAFEFLSSWMRALPPSDLSFAINDLCKRYSVDLAALSRHASMDWDDLASLAADPLVTIGSATVNYPVLSNLGDADARREIAMGKAVTETAFRRDVRHFAYPFGDRESWRRQHLEMAQEAGFASAVSAIPGVVEAKGYTNLHALPRVAWDGRQRSLRMMRVILSGMMFPPVRPARA, encoded by the coding sequence TTGGCGTCGGACATCGGGATTCTGCAGCGGGCCCGGATGGAGCTCGCTTATTTCAGCGGCTACGCGCGATTGAAGCAGCGGCAGACCGGCGGCGCCGGCGTCATTCTGCGGTTCGAGCGCGTGCGCCCGCGCCGATCCCAGCGGTTTCAGCCGCATCTGGCTGGTGAAATCACACCGCAATTTCTCGACCGGACGATCCGGGCGCTGAAGCGCTGGAAATTCGATCTGGTGCCGATCGACGAGGTATGCCGGCGCGCGGTCACGCTGCCGAAGCCGAGGCCGTTTGTCTGCCTGACGTTCGACGGCGGCTACAAGGACGTCATCACGGCGGCCTATCCGGTGCTTGCCAGGCACGGCGTTCCCTTCGCCGTCTACCTGCCGACCGCCTTTCCCGACGGGGTTGGCGAAATGTGGTGGTTGGCGCTGGAAGGGCTGATCGCGCGCGAAGACCGCATCAGCCTGGTGATCGACCGCAAGGAACGGCGCTTCGCCACCCGTCATGTTTCGGAGAAGCATGACGCGTTCGAATTTCTGTCGAGCTGGATGCGGGCGCTGCCGCCATCAGACCTTTCATTCGCCATCAACGACCTCTGCAAACGCTATTCGGTCGACCTCGCAGCGCTGTCGCGCCATGCATCGATGGACTGGGACGATCTGGCAAGCCTCGCGGCCGATCCGCTGGTGACGATCGGCAGTGCGACGGTGAACTACCCCGTGCTGTCGAACCTTGGGGATGCCGATGCAAGGCGCGAAATCGCGATGGGCAAGGCGGTCACGGAGACCGCCTTTCGCCGCGACGTCAGGCATTTCGCCTATCCGTTCGGCGACCGCGAATCCTGGCGCCGGCAGCATCTGGAGATGGCGCAGGAGGCAGGGTTTGCCAGCGCGGTATCGGCGATTCCAGGTGTCGTCGAGGCGAAGGGATACACCAACCTCCACGCACTGCCACGCGTCGCCTGGGACGGGCGGCAGCGCTCGCTGCGCATGATGCGCGTCATCCTGTCCGGAATGATGTTCCCGCCTGTCAGGCCGGCCAGGGCTTAG
- a CDS encoding DUF2842 domain-containing protein, which produces MTIRTRKLFGTIALLVLVVVWSLMGMTIAQTPWLANSGLLQAIFYVVAGLGWVLPAMPIISWMSRPDRQA; this is translated from the coding sequence ATGACGATACGCACCCGCAAACTGTTCGGAACCATCGCCTTGCTGGTGCTTGTCGTGGTGTGGTCGCTGATGGGAATGACGATCGCGCAGACGCCGTGGCTGGCCAATTCGGGCCTGCTGCAGGCGATCTTCTACGTCGTGGCCGGCCTTGGATGGGTACTGCCGGCCATGCCGATTATCAGCTGGATGTCGCGGCCGGATCGCCAAGCTTAG
- a CDS encoding COX15/CtaA family protein: MTNGNSAQQAPKLGAVRWWLVSVAALIAIMVLVGGATRLTESGLSIVEWKPVTGTLPPLNEVQWAQAFEGYKAIPQYRELNAGMNLAEFKTIFWWEWSHRLLGRVIGAVYLLPFLFFLWRGVLGGELKRRLWLIFGLGALQGAVGWWMVASGLSQRVEVSQYRLATHLVLALLIFAAVIWTLRRLTERPRPVVPSRLKITAMALLVLTFVQLYFGALVAGLRAGRVYNTWPDIDGSFIPSAARLWFEQPWWRNLFDNTLTVQFEHRMTAYALLALAVLHAIDAVRSRAGAAAIGGAWWLAAAILLQATLGILTLLHQVPIDLALMHQAIAIVVLTLAVVQAERLAARRAVKRSEKLVLPVGQPG, encoded by the coding sequence ATGACCAACGGTAATTCCGCACAGCAGGCGCCGAAGCTCGGCGCGGTCAGATGGTGGCTGGTTTCGGTCGCCGCCCTGATCGCGATCATGGTGCTGGTCGGCGGCGCCACGCGGCTGACGGAATCCGGATTGTCGATCGTGGAGTGGAAACCGGTGACCGGCACGCTCCCGCCGCTCAACGAGGTGCAATGGGCGCAGGCGTTCGAGGGCTACAAGGCGATCCCGCAATATCGCGAACTCAACGCCGGCATGAATCTCGCCGAGTTCAAGACCATCTTCTGGTGGGAATGGAGCCATCGGCTGCTCGGCCGCGTCATCGGTGCGGTCTACCTGCTGCCGTTCCTGTTCTTCCTCTGGCGCGGCGTTCTCGGTGGCGAGTTGAAGCGGCGGTTGTGGCTGATCTTCGGTCTCGGTGCGCTGCAGGGAGCCGTTGGCTGGTGGATGGTGGCCTCGGGGCTGTCGCAGCGGGTCGAGGTCTCCCAATATCGCCTGGCGACGCATCTGGTGCTGGCGCTGCTGATCTTTGCCGCTGTTATCTGGACGCTGCGGCGATTGACCGAGCGGCCGCGGCCCGTCGTGCCGTCGCGGCTGAAGATCACGGCCATGGCGCTGCTGGTGCTGACCTTCGTGCAGCTCTATTTCGGAGCGCTGGTCGCCGGCCTTCGCGCCGGCAGGGTATACAACACCTGGCCCGATATCGACGGCAGCTTCATTCCGTCGGCCGCGCGGCTGTGGTTCGAGCAGCCGTGGTGGCGCAACTTGTTCGACAATACGCTGACCGTGCAATTCGAGCATCGCATGACCGCCTATGCGCTGCTGGCGCTCGCGGTGCTGCACGCCATCGATGCCGTGAGGTCGCGGGCCGGTGCTGCCGCCATCGGCGGCGCCTGGTGGCTGGCCGCGGCGATCCTTCTGCAGGCCACGCTCGGCATCCTCACGCTGCTGCATCAGGTGCCGATCGATCTCGCTTTGATGCATCAGGCGATCGCGATCGTGGTGCTGACGCTGGCGGTTGTTCAGGCCGAACGGCTGGCCGCGCGCCGCGCCGTGAAGCGCAGCGAGAAGCTGGTTTTGCCGGTCGGCCAGCCCGGCTGA
- the nadC gene encoding carboxylating nicotinate-nucleotide diphosphorylase — MTLTPLLPVMYEPLVRTALLEDLGRAGDITADAIAPADRRASLVLRARQPGIVAGLDIARTAFQLVSPDIRLTAERPDGSVVAPGDVIAEIDGPARGLLTGERTALNFLCHLSGVATATASLVSAAQGTKARIVCTRKTTPGLRALEKYAVRAGGGSNHRFGLDDAMLIKDNHIALAGGIRTAIERAKAHAGHLVKIEVEVDTLAQLEQVLALGVDAVLLDNMTTDELRQAVAMTDGRAITEASGRITAATAKAIAATGVDLISAGWLTHSSAALDIGLDYLEAGSAGNSRHAAA; from the coding sequence ATGACGCTTACGCCTCTTCTGCCCGTTATGTACGAACCGCTGGTTCGGACCGCGCTGCTTGAAGATCTCGGCCGCGCCGGTGACATCACCGCGGATGCGATCGCGCCGGCCGACAGGCGGGCCTCACTGGTACTGCGCGCGCGCCAACCGGGCATCGTGGCCGGGCTCGATATCGCGCGTACCGCGTTTCAGCTCGTTTCCCCCGACATCCGGCTTACCGCCGAGCGGCCGGACGGCAGCGTCGTCGCACCGGGAGACGTCATCGCCGAAATCGATGGGCCCGCACGCGGTCTCCTGACCGGCGAACGGACGGCGCTGAATTTTCTCTGCCATCTGAGCGGCGTCGCAACCGCGACGGCGTCGCTGGTATCGGCCGCGCAAGGCACCAAGGCGCGCATCGTCTGCACCCGCAAGACCACGCCCGGACTGCGCGCGCTGGAAAAATACGCGGTCCGCGCCGGCGGCGGCAGCAATCACCGCTTCGGCCTCGACGACGCCATGCTGATCAAGGACAACCATATTGCGCTCGCCGGCGGCATCCGCACCGCGATCGAGCGCGCCAAAGCCCATGCCGGCCACCTCGTCAAGATCGAGGTCGAGGTCGACACGCTCGCGCAACTCGAACAGGTGCTGGCGCTCGGCGTCGACGCGGTCCTGCTCGACAACATGACCACCGATGAGCTGCGGCAAGCGGTCGCCATGACCGACGGCCGTGCTATCACGGAAGCCTCCGGCCGCATCACGGCTGCCACCGCCAAGGCGATCGCCGCCACCGGCGTCGACCTCATTTCGGCGGGCTGGCTGACGCACAGTTCCGCCGCGCTCGATATCGGGCTGGATTATCTGGAAGCCGGCTCAGCCGGGAATTCGCGCCACGCGGCGGCGTAG